The genomic region TTCCGATTCAAGAGATGTCAATTAATCGGGTGGATGACCCCTTAGAAGTATTACAAGCAGACGAAACTAGAGAATTTTTTATACTATCTGACGAAAACGAAGACGGACAATTAACCCTTTCCTTACGTCGTATTGAGTATATGCGCGCTTGGGAGAGAGTTCGTCAGTTACAAACAGAAGACGCTACTGTACGTTCTTTAGTCTTTGCGACTAATCGCGGTGGAGCATTAGTTAGAATAGAAGGATTAAGAGGTTTTATACCTGGTTCTCATATTAGTACCCGTCAAGCTAAAGAAGACTTAGTGGGACAAGAATTACCCTTAAAATTTTTAGAAGTAGATGAAGAAAGAAACCGTTTAGTTTTGAGTCATCGTCGCGCTTTAGTCGAGAAGAAAATGAATCGTCTCGAAGTAGGAGAAGTAGTAATTGGAGCAGTGCGCGGAATCAAACCATATGGAGCATTTATCGATATTGGTGGAGTCAGCGGATTACTACACATCTCAGAAATTTCTCACGAACACATAGAAACACCCCATACCGTGTTCAACGTCAACGATGAATTAAAAGTAATGATCATCGATTTAGATGCAGAAAGAGGACGCATTTCTTTATCTACTAAACAATTAGAGCCCGAACCAGGTGATATGCTCAAAGATAAAAATATAGTCTTTGATAAAGCCGAAGAAATGGCGGAAAAATATCGTCAGAAACTCTCAGAAGTAATCACAGACGAAGAAGTCCCCTCTTTGGAAATTGAAGCCAATAGCGAAGATACAGAAATCCCTTCAGCGATAGAAGAAGATTTAGCAGCTGTTAGCTCAGAAGAATAACACAAAATCGCACAAGAGGGTTTAATCCCTCTTTTTTTAGCTTCGATAAAAAGCATTATGATTATGCAATAAACGCAAATCGGCAGATATTTAGTAAATAAAAATACAAATTATCAGAACTTAAATTTGTAACCTATGTTTAGACTGAAAGTTTTTTAAACTAAAAACATAGGATAATAAAGATGCAAACCGCTGATAAAGCAGAAATAAAATTACATAAAATAGAACAAGCCAAACTGGAAAAACCAGGTTTAGCGGTAAAAGAAGAATTAGAACATTTTGCTCAAATTGGTTGGGAAGCGATGGACAAAACTGATTTAGAAGTCCGTCTCAAATGGTTAGGCATTTTCTATCGTCCCGTAACACCAGGTAAATTCATGTTGCGTTTACGCATTCCTAACGGATGTTTAACAGCGACACAAATGAGTTATCTAGGAGAAATCGTCCAACGCTATGGGGATGATGGTAGCGCTGATATCACCACCCGTCAAAATATCCAACTGCGAGGAGTACGTTTAGAAGACATTCCCGCAATGTTTGAGCGCTTTCAAACCCTAGGATTAACCAGTATTCAATCAGGTTTTGATAACGTGCGCAATATCACAGGCTCTCCAGTAGCTGGTATAGATCCCGATGAACTCATCGATACTAGAGAACTAGTGCAAAAACTACAGGATAAAATCACTAACCATGGTGAAGGTAATCCCGAATTTGCTAACCTTCCACGAAAATTGAATATAGCCATTGAAGGAGCAAGAGATAACTCAATTCACGCCGAAATCAATGATATTGCCTTTATTCCGGCTTATCAAGAGGGAGAATTAGGCTTTAATGTGATTGTTGGGGGTTATCTGTCTGCTCAACGTTGTGCTGAATCAATACCCTTAAATGTGTGGGTAAGAGCTAACGATGAGGTGATAGACTTATCCTGCACCATTTTAAAAGTCTATACAGAACATGGTTTAACTGCGGGGTTACGCCAAAATCGCGGTAAGTCTAGATTGATGTGGTTGATCGATAAATGGGGTGTAGAGAAATTCCGCGAGGTTGTTGAGGAAGAACTCGGTAAACCCTTAGCTAAAGCAGCAGCTGAAGACGAAATTACTGAAGATAAAAAAGACCATCTCGGAGTCTATCCCCAGAAACAAGCAGGTTATAGTTATGTAGGTTTACACGTTCCGATGGGGCGTTTAAACGCTCAACAAATGTTTGATGTAGCTAGATTAGCTGAAGTTTATGGTAATGGAGAAATTCGTCTGACTGTAGAGCAAAATATGATTATTCCCTACATTAAAGATGAAAATCTGACTACTTTTTTAGCTGAACCCTTGTTAGAGCAATTTAGTATTAATCCATCTACTTTAACTCGTTCTGTGATTTCTTGTACAGGTGCGCGTTATTGCAACTTTGCTATTATTGAAACTAAACAAAGAGCTTTAGCTTTAGCCCAAGAATTAGACCAAGAATTAAATATCCCCGAAAGAGTAAGAATACATTGGACTGGTTGTCCTAACTCTTGTGGACAAGCTCAAGCCGGTGATATTGGTTTAATAGGTACTAAAGTCAGTAAAAATGGTAAACGCGGTGAAGGAGTTAATATTTATACAGGAGGAAAGGTAGGGAAAGAGGCTAAATTAGGTAGTCTATTTGCTAAAGGGGTTGCTTGTGATGAACTCAAATCCCAACTTAAAGAGGTGTTAATCGAACAATTTGGCGCTACTCCTAAAGCTAGTGAGTAAGTAAATTTGCTCAAACTTCCACACTCTAGGGCGCAAACTTTGTGCCCTATAAGTTATGAAACCCACTAATAGTCTAACTATTCGGGAGTTTCCTCTTCCGGAGTTCCCTTGGAAAGTAGCTCTATATTAATTTTGGGAGCCAAAAATTCCCTACACCCCACACCGTACACCCTACCTCAACCAGTAACCTTTGTCTTCAGATACCTACTTACCTACTTAAATCTTTTGGACTCATCAGCTCATAGCGCTCAAAAGGTTGATGTATCCAAGGATTATCGGGAAGATAATCAACATAATAATCAGGAGTAATGATACTAGCACCTTTTACCCAAATCACCGCGGTGCGTATCTCGTCAATGTCTTGGTGAAAATTAGCTAACAACCAATCTACACTACGTTGTAAACTCACTCCTGAATCAGCCAAATCATCCACTAACAAAACTTTATTACCTAATTTAGGTTCAAGATTTAATAATTGTTCAGCGATGGTAATTTCTCCTCTAGTGCGGTTACCGTCACCCCCATAGGATTTAGCGTAGAGAATAGCTAAGGGTTGATCAAAAAGACGACAAAAAATATCACCTATGCGTAAACCACCTTTAGCAATACAGACAATTTGATTAAATTCCCAACCTGATAGATAAATTTGACGAGCGAGGATTTCAATTTTCTGATGGTAATCAGCCCAAGAAATATATAATTCTGACATATCAAGAAAGTAAATAAAAGCAATTAAATATAAGAACATCATAGCGAGTGAAGCGGAACGAAACGAAGGTATCCCAAGGTCTTCATAACTATGATAAGGGTTAATAACCAAAAAACCTACCCAAAAGAGTAGGTTGTTCAAATTACAGTATTTTAGCTACATAAGAGCTTATTTTTTAGACTTGCGCCACATAAATC from Gloeocapsa sp. DLM2.Bin57 harbors:
- a CDS encoding ferredoxin--nitrite reductase, producing MQTADKAEIKLHKIEQAKLEKPGLAVKEELEHFAQIGWEAMDKTDLEVRLKWLGIFYRPVTPGKFMLRLRIPNGCLTATQMSYLGEIVQRYGDDGSADITTRQNIQLRGVRLEDIPAMFERFQTLGLTSIQSGFDNVRNITGSPVAGIDPDELIDTRELVQKLQDKITNHGEGNPEFANLPRKLNIAIEGARDNSIHAEINDIAFIPAYQEGELGFNVIVGGYLSAQRCAESIPLNVWVRANDEVIDLSCTILKVYTEHGLTAGLRQNRGKSRLMWLIDKWGVEKFREVVEEELGKPLAKAAAEDEITEDKKDHLGVYPQKQAGYSYVGLHVPMGRLNAQQMFDVARLAEVYGNGEIRLTVEQNMIIPYIKDENLTTFLAEPLLEQFSINPSTLTRSVISCTGARYCNFAIIETKQRALALAQELDQELNIPERVRIHWTGCPNSCGQAQAGDIGLIGTKVSKNGKRGEGVNIYTGGKVGKEAKLGSLFAKGVACDELKSQLKEVLIEQFGATPKASE
- a CDS encoding S1 RNA-binding domain-containing protein, which translates into the protein MVNQETNNTKISFTHEDFAALLDKYDYHFSPGDIVPGTVFTMEQKGALIDIGAKTAAFIPIQEMSINRVDDPLEVLQADETREFFILSDENEDGQLTLSLRRIEYMRAWERVRQLQTEDATVRSLVFATNRGGALVRIEGLRGFIPGSHISTRQAKEDLVGQELPLKFLEVDEERNRLVLSHRRALVEKKMNRLEVGEVVIGAVRGIKPYGAFIDIGGVSGLLHISEISHEHIETPHTVFNVNDELKVMIIDLDAERGRISLSTKQLEPEPGDMLKDKNIVFDKAEEMAEKYRQKLSEVITDEEVPSLEIEANSEDTEIPSAIEEDLAAVSSEE
- a CDS encoding phosphoribosyltransferase: MSELYISWADYHQKIEILARQIYLSGWEFNQIVCIAKGGLRIGDIFCRLFDQPLAILYAKSYGGDGNRTRGEITIAEQLLNLEPKLGNKVLLVDDLADSGVSLQRSVDWLLANFHQDIDEIRTAVIWVKGASIITPDYYVDYLPDNPWIHQPFERYELMSPKDLSR